Genomic window (Syntrophorhabdaceae bacterium):
GTCCCAAGCTGATTATCCACAGCAGGAAAGACGATATTGTCCCCTTTGAGCACGGCAGAGCGCTTTATGAAAAGGCCTCGCCGCCAAAAGAATTTCTCGAGATCCGCGGGGGTCACAATGACGGCTTTCTCCTCTCGGGAATGACATACACCGGAGGGATGGAAGAGTTTCTTGAAAGATATGTGTATATTCATAGCAATAAACCCGTGAAGC
Coding sequences:
- a CDS encoding alpha/beta hydrolase, which produces LIVESGFTSVPDLGQKIYPWLPVRLISKFHYATIDKIGTIKCPKLIIHSRKDDIVPFEHGRALYEKASPPKEFLEIRGGHNDGFLLSGMTYTGGMEEFLERYVYIHSNKPVKR